In the Solanum pennellii chromosome 5, SPENNV200 genome, one interval contains:
- the LOC107020278 gene encoding glutamate--glyoxylate aminotransferase 2, which yields MSSKALDYENLNENVKKCQYAVRGELYLRASELQKEGKKIIFTNVGNPHALGQKPLTFPRQVIALCQAPFLLDDPNVGLIFPADAIARAKQFLGMTSGGLGAYSDSRGIPGVRKEVAEFIERRDGYPSDPELIFLTDGASKGVMQILNSIIRGPSDGILVPVPQYPLYSASIQLLGGSLVPYYLEETANWGLDINDLRQSVAQARYKGITVRAMVIINPGNPTGQCLSVANLKQIIQFCHQENLVLLGDEVYQQNIYQDERPFISARKVLLDMGLPLSKEVQLVSFHTVSKGYWGECGQRGGYFEMTNIPPKAVEEIYKVASISLSPNVPGQIFMGLMVNPPKPGDISYDQYVRESKGILESLRKRAHMMTDGFNSCRNVVCNFTEGAMYSFPQIRLPPKAIETANKLGKAPDVLYCLRLLEATGISTVPGSGFGQKEGVFHLRTTILPAEEDMPAIMESFKKFNDEFMEKYEDHKGYSRM from the exons ATGTCTTCAAAGGCATTAGACTATGAGAATCTGAACGAAAATGTCAAGAAGTGCCAATATGCTGTCAGAGGTGAGCTGTACCTTCGAGCTTCTGAGCTTCAGAAGGAAGGCAAAAAG ATCATCTTCACCAATGTTGGTAACCCCCATGCCCTTGGGCAGAAACCACTGACATTTCCACGCCAG GTCATTGCTCTCTGTCAAGCTCCATTTTTACTGGATGATCCGAATGTGGGACTCATATTCCCTGCTGATGCAATTGCAAGAGCTAAACAGTTTCTTGGGATGACTTCTGGAGGTCTAG GTGCTTATAGTGACTCCCGAGGCATTCCTGGTGTAAGGAAAGAAGTTGCAGAATTCATTGAGAGACGTGATGGATATCCAAG TGATCCAGAACTCATATTTCTCACAGATGGTGCCAGCAAAGGAGTGATGCAGATCTTGAACAGTATCATTCGCGGCCCAAGTGATGGG ATATTGGTACCTGTTCCCCAGTATCCACTATACTCAGCTTCAATACAATTATTGGGGGGTTCTCTTGTTCCTTACTACCTTGAAGAGACTGCAAACTGGGGTCTTGATATCAATGACCTTCGCCAATCAGTTGCACAGGCACGATACAAGGGAATAACT GTACGAGCTATGGTGATTATAAACCCTGGAAATCCCACTGGACAATGTCTTAGTGTGGCAAATCTTAAGCAAATTATTCAATTCTGTCACCAAGAAAATTTAGTATTACTTGGAGACGAAGTTTATCAGCAAAACATTTACCAAGATGAGCGCCCCTTCATAAGTGCAAGAAAG GTTTTATTGGATATGGGACTACCATTAAGCAAGGAGGTTCAGCTTGTCTCATTTCACACTGTCTCCAAAGGATATTGGGGTGAATGTGGACAGCGTGGAGGATACTTTGAGATGACCAACATTCCTCCCAAG GCTGTTGAAGAAATATACAAGGTTGCTTCAATTTCACTCAGTCCAAATGTACCTGGACAGATATTT ATGGGGCTCATGGTGAACCCCCCTAAACCTGGAGATATCTCATATGACCAATATGTCAGAGAGAG TAAGGGTATCCTCGAGTCATTAAGGAAGAGGGCACACATGATGACTGATGGTTTCAACAGCTGCAGAAATGTTGTTTGTAATTTCACAGAAG gTGCAATGTATTCCTTCCCGCAAATACGATTGCCTCCTAAAGCAATAGAGACTGCAAATAAGCTTGGGAAAGCTCCTGATGTTCTCTATTGTCTGAGGCTGTTGGAAGCAACTGGCATCTCCACCGTCCCTGGTTCAGGTTTCGGTCAAAAGGAAGG GGTGTTCCATCTAAGGACAACCATCTTGCCAGCTGAAGAAGACATGCCAGCAATAATGGAAAGTTTCAAAAAGTTCAATGATGAATTCATGGAGAAATATGAAGACCACAAAGGTTATTCCAGGATGTAA